A section of the Prochlorococcus sp. MIT 1341 genome encodes:
- the sufB gene encoding Fe-S cluster assembly protein SufB produces the protein MTSQNLVGELVSKPYKYGFVTDIETEKISKGLTEDVVRQISAKKQEPKFLLDFRLRAYKHWLKMTEPNWADLGYPQLNYQDIIYYAAPKQNEKKSSLDEVDPKLLETFDKLGIPLSEQKRLSNVAVDAVFDSVSIATTYKEKLAEHGVIFCSITEAVAEYPELIEKYLGTVVPINDNFFAALNSAVFSDGSFVFVPKGIDCPMELSSYFRINSGDIGQFERTLIIAEESASVSYLEGCTAPMFDTNTLHAAVVEIVALDDSSIKYSTVQNWYAGDKNGVGGIYNFVTKRGLCRGDRSKISWSQVETGSAITWKYPSCILQGADSIGEFYSVALTNNYQKADTGTKMIHVGPRTRSTIVSKGISSGNSSNSYRGLVQIGTKALQSRNYSQCDSMLIGDSAAANTYPYIRSQQPNSSIEHEASTCRISEDQLFYLQSRGIGLEEAVSMVVSGFCRDVFNQLPMEFAAEADKLLALKLEGSVG, from the coding sequence ATGACAAGCCAAAACCTTGTTGGAGAACTCGTCTCTAAACCCTATAAGTATGGTTTCGTTACTGATATAGAAACTGAGAAGATCTCAAAGGGTCTGACCGAAGATGTTGTACGTCAAATTTCTGCAAAGAAACAAGAACCTAAGTTTCTCTTGGATTTTCGTTTAAGAGCATATAAACACTGGTTGAAAATGACAGAACCCAATTGGGCTGATCTCGGCTACCCTCAATTGAATTATCAGGATATTATTTATTATGCTGCACCGAAGCAAAATGAAAAAAAATCAAGCTTAGATGAAGTAGATCCAAAATTATTAGAGACATTTGATAAATTAGGTATACCTTTAAGCGAGCAGAAGAGACTTTCTAATGTTGCTGTTGATGCAGTTTTTGATAGTGTTTCAATAGCGACAACCTATAAAGAGAAGCTTGCTGAACATGGAGTCATATTTTGCTCAATAACAGAGGCTGTTGCTGAATATCCCGAACTAATAGAGAAATATCTTGGCACTGTTGTTCCAATCAATGATAACTTTTTTGCTGCTTTGAATTCAGCTGTATTTTCTGACGGTTCTTTTGTGTTTGTACCTAAAGGTATTGATTGCCCAATGGAACTCTCTTCCTACTTTAGAATAAACTCCGGAGATATTGGACAGTTTGAGAGAACTTTGATCATTGCCGAAGAGTCCGCATCTGTGAGCTATCTAGAGGGTTGCACAGCACCAATGTTTGATACAAATACTCTTCATGCTGCTGTTGTAGAAATTGTCGCACTTGATGATTCCTCTATTAAATATTCAACTGTCCAGAATTGGTATGCTGGCGATAAAAATGGAGTAGGCGGTATCTATAACTTTGTTACTAAGAGAGGACTTTGTAGAGGTGATCGAAGCAAAATAAGCTGGTCACAAGTTGAGACAGGATCAGCGATTACATGGAAGTACCCAAGTTGTATCCTTCAAGGAGCTGATTCGATTGGTGAGTTTTATTCTGTTGCGCTCACTAATAATTACCAAAAGGCAGATACAGGTACTAAAATGATTCATGTTGGCCCTAGAACGAGATCTACAATTGTTAGTAAAGGAATAAGCTCAGGAAACTCATCTAATAGTTATCGTGGTTTAGTGCAAATTGGAACTAAGGCTCTGCAATCAAGAAACTATAGCCAGTGTGATTCTATGTTGATTGGCGACTCAGCTGCTGCTAATACTTATCCTTATATTCGATCACAACAGCCCAATTCAAGTATTGAACATGAGGCAAGTACTTGTCGTATCTCAGAGGATCAGTTGTTTTATTTGCAAAGTAGAGGGATTGGCTTAGAAGAGGCTGTTTCTATGGTTGTAAGTGGTTTTTGTAGGGATGTATTTAACCAACTACCTATGGAATTTGCAGCAGAAGCCGATAAGCTTCTGGCTTTAAAGCTAGAAGGGTCAGTTGGGTAA
- a CDS encoding alpha/beta hydrolase family protein — protein sequence MNSKERPLGLSAELAAGKAKELKEPHVIGEWVLWLEQRPTEGGRTTALIRRFGNPKQVPQELTEKPINLRSRIHGYGGGVLAQAKKGNELIITWVDDQDGCIWKQSWLGLLDTNQNKSNNWLCKKGHALRLSKPSNISLAGGVITLTENLWLGIMEKDGKDFIVSLSLDKENQTPNIIHEPKDFAGYLALSPKEDQLVWVEWQRPLMPWDASQLWWGELNNSKVITNKKFLKGTHSNEAHKISVFQPIWTGDNEILISEDSSGWWNLIKSNSDQVKKEYSNWTSLSPMEAETAMPQWVNGMRTTAIANNGILVSVCQEGQWHIKLINKNGNVSNIEQPFNDISGLNSQEEKAVAIAKGRKTSVGLLEIDLRNKTWTHTPASDAFLEENQISVAEPFWFKGSNKQQTHAWYYPPIGNSTKASPLLVKSHSGPTGMATCGFDLSIQFWTSKGWGVVDVNYGGSTGFGRRYRERLNNKWGLVDVFDCISAVKALIELGKANEELIAIEGGSAGGFTTLSCLCSSKLFKAAACRYAVSDLVSLANNTTHRFEETYLDNLIGEWPKKKKIYEERSPLLKVNKINCPIIFFQGLKDHVVTPEQTFQMAEALKANKIPIEVYKFPKEGHGFKDGNVKIKVLKETEKFFNKHLGL from the coding sequence ATGAACAGTAAAGAAAGGCCTCTAGGACTCTCAGCAGAGCTTGCTGCGGGCAAAGCAAAAGAATTAAAAGAGCCACACGTAATTGGTGAATGGGTTTTATGGCTAGAACAGCGCCCAACAGAAGGAGGACGAACTACTGCATTAATAAGGCGTTTTGGAAATCCAAAACAAGTTCCTCAGGAGCTAACAGAAAAACCAATCAACTTAAGAAGTCGGATTCATGGTTATGGAGGGGGGGTGCTTGCGCAGGCTAAAAAAGGGAACGAATTAATTATCACGTGGGTTGACGATCAAGACGGTTGCATCTGGAAACAGAGTTGGCTAGGGCTACTAGATACAAATCAAAACAAATCAAACAATTGGTTATGTAAAAAAGGTCATGCTTTAAGGCTTAGCAAACCCAGCAACATCTCACTAGCCGGTGGAGTCATAACACTTACGGAAAATCTTTGGTTAGGAATTATGGAAAAGGATGGTAAAGATTTCATAGTCAGCCTTTCACTTGACAAAGAGAATCAAACTCCGAATATCATTCATGAGCCAAAAGATTTTGCTGGTTATTTAGCATTAAGCCCTAAGGAAGATCAACTGGTTTGGGTAGAGTGGCAAAGACCTCTTATGCCTTGGGATGCCAGTCAACTTTGGTGGGGAGAATTGAATAATTCAAAAGTCATTACTAATAAAAAATTCTTAAAAGGAACGCACTCGAATGAAGCACATAAAATATCTGTCTTCCAACCAATATGGACTGGGGATAATGAGATCTTAATAAGCGAAGATAGCTCTGGTTGGTGGAACTTAATCAAGTCAAATTCAGATCAAGTCAAAAAAGAATATTCAAATTGGACTTCCTTATCCCCGATGGAAGCTGAAACCGCAATGCCTCAATGGGTTAATGGAATGAGAACAACAGCAATAGCCAATAATGGTATCCTTGTATCAGTATGTCAAGAAGGCCAATGGCATATAAAGTTGATAAATAAAAATGGAAATGTTTCTAATATTGAGCAACCATTTAATGATATTTCAGGGTTGAACTCTCAGGAAGAAAAAGCCGTCGCAATTGCAAAAGGTAGAAAAACTAGTGTTGGTTTATTAGAAATTGATCTGAGAAATAAAACTTGGACACATACACCTGCATCGGATGCATTTCTAGAGGAAAATCAAATCAGTGTCGCCGAGCCATTTTGGTTTAAGGGATCCAACAAACAACAAACGCATGCATGGTATTACCCCCCGATTGGGAATAGTACAAAGGCCTCACCTTTGTTAGTTAAAAGTCATAGTGGGCCAACAGGTATGGCAACTTGCGGTTTTGATCTAAGTATACAGTTCTGGACATCAAAGGGCTGGGGGGTTGTTGATGTCAATTATGGTGGATCTACAGGGTTTGGAAGGAGGTATAGAGAAAGACTAAATAACAAATGGGGACTTGTAGATGTATTTGACTGTATTTCTGCAGTAAAAGCATTAATTGAATTAGGCAAGGCAAATGAGGAGCTAATTGCAATAGAAGGAGGCAGTGCTGGAGGTTTTACAACCCTATCTTGCCTGTGTTCTTCAAAACTCTTTAAGGCCGCAGCCTGTCGATATGCAGTCAGTGATCTAGTGTCTCTTGCCAACAACACTACACATAGATTTGAGGAAACTTACCTCGATAATTTAATTGGAGAATGGCCAAAGAAAAAGAAAATTTATGAAGAGCGCTCTCCCTTGCTAAAGGTTAATAAAATAAATTGTCCAATAATTTTTTTTCAAGGATTAAAAGATCATGTGGTTACCCCGGAACAAACTTTTCAAATGGCAGAAGCTTTAAAAGCGAATAAGATTCCAATCGAAGTCTATAAATTCCCCAAGGAAGGGCATGGCTTTAAAGATGGCAATGTAAAGATCAAGGTCTTAAAAGAGACAGAGAAGTTTTTCAACAAGCACTTGGGCCTTTAA
- a CDS encoding SufD family Fe-S cluster assembly protein, with amino-acid sequence MTLQKSKLWESLPLPQGPLAGLQSKARKSLESIGFPVSSEEAWRLTDLKLIEEIFNFSALSRSSNLHHVKEFAMPSPPKDGFRLALYPGLDPLSLRPLPDGFSLLDSSELEKTLGRTLKRCGCSQDWPVILNNSCTDNVLALRVKGSDLPSLELVLQGFSGELASSRVILLLEENTQLNLLQVCLGLDQSAHSHLIEIFVGCNASLNHEWLALGGGEASCLANIAIEQEPQSEYALTCVQQGWSFSRLEPYIVQLGGRANTKLRGLQVADHGNQISTNSKIRFDGPEGHLHQIQKGIAAGTSHSIFNGSIEVPQAAQRTNAAQLSRNLLLSNRARIDAKPELKIIADDVKCTHGATVTQLQEEELFYMLSRGIGQTDATKLLLKGFCQEITYSLPISAGRWKVLDQVLKNLRVE; translated from the coding sequence ATGACTCTTCAAAAGTCAAAACTTTGGGAATCATTACCACTACCACAAGGCCCACTCGCTGGTCTGCAGTCAAAGGCTCGCAAATCCCTTGAGAGTATTGGCTTCCCAGTTTCCTCCGAAGAGGCTTGGCGTTTAACAGATTTAAAACTCATCGAAGAGATTTTTAATTTTTCAGCCTTGTCTAGGAGCTCGAATCTCCATCATGTTAAGGAATTTGCAATGCCATCTCCACCGAAAGATGGCTTTCGTTTGGCTCTTTATCCAGGTTTAGACCCTTTAAGTCTCCGACCTTTGCCAGATGGTTTTAGTCTTCTCGATTCTTCAGAATTAGAAAAAACCTTAGGCAGGACCTTAAAGCGTTGTGGATGTAGTCAGGACTGGCCAGTTATTTTGAATAATTCTTGTACGGATAATGTTCTTGCTTTACGTGTAAAAGGCTCTGATTTGCCCTCGTTGGAATTAGTCCTTCAGGGTTTTAGTGGAGAGTTGGCTTCGTCAAGAGTGATTTTGCTGCTTGAGGAAAATACTCAGTTAAACCTTCTTCAGGTTTGTTTGGGTTTAGATCAGTCTGCACATAGCCATTTAATTGAAATTTTTGTTGGTTGCAATGCTTCTTTGAATCATGAGTGGCTGGCATTGGGAGGAGGGGAAGCAAGTTGCTTAGCAAATATAGCGATCGAGCAAGAGCCACAAAGTGAATATGCTTTAACTTGTGTTCAGCAGGGATGGAGCTTTAGTCGTTTAGAACCTTATATAGTTCAACTTGGTGGAAGAGCCAATACAAAATTGCGAGGTCTTCAAGTGGCAGACCATGGGAATCAAATATCAACAAATTCCAAAATTAGATTTGATGGTCCAGAAGGACATTTGCATCAAATTCAGAAAGGAATTGCTGCAGGGACATCACATAGTATTTTTAATGGTTCTATTGAGGTACCTCAAGCTGCACAACGAACTAATGCTGCGCAGTTAAGTAGAAATTTATTGCTATCTAATCGTGCCAGAATAGATGCAAAGCCTGAATTAAAGATTATTGCGGATGATGTCAAGTGTACTCATGGAGCAACTGTTACCCAGTTACAAGAAGAAGAGCTTTTTTATATGCTTAGTAGAGGCATAGGGCAGACTGATGCAACAAAGTTGTTACTGAAAGGTTTTTGTCAGGAGATAACTTATAGCTTGCCTATTTCGGCTGGAAGATGGAAGGTGCTTGATCAAGTTCTCAAAAATCTACGAGTAGAATAG
- the sufR gene encoding iron-sulfur cluster biosynthesis transcriptional regulator SufR translates to MACHLCHIALIAMSLQAPIHTKEAALNLLLRMGKCNATKLASELGISVQAMRRHLRTLEQKGLVKSSPLSPGPGRPFNVWELTQKGKLSFNIKSQDFALTLLDSISSTLEEKSFKEILQTQAKKKELLYKSKIGTSSFLKTRLEELIKLRREEGFFSELKKATNGKGWQIIEYSCSIKKIAEAYPTFCEEELDLIRQIFPECKVERKQWCIEDGHCCGFLISPSN, encoded by the coding sequence TTGGCATGTCATCTTTGTCATATAGCTTTAATTGCTATGAGCCTTCAAGCTCCAATCCATACAAAAGAAGCCGCGCTGAATCTGCTCTTACGCATGGGGAAGTGCAATGCAACGAAACTTGCTTCTGAGCTAGGCATTTCAGTTCAGGCTATGAGAAGACATCTACGTACTCTAGAACAAAAGGGATTAGTCAAATCCAGTCCTCTATCACCAGGGCCAGGTAGGCCTTTCAATGTATGGGAACTTACTCAAAAAGGGAAGCTTTCTTTCAATATAAAGTCACAAGATTTTGCCCTAACTCTCTTGGATTCTATAAGTTCAACACTTGAAGAAAAAAGCTTCAAAGAGATTCTTCAAACCCAAGCAAAAAAAAAGGAACTTCTCTATAAATCCAAAATTGGAACAAGCAGTTTTCTGAAAACACGACTTGAGGAACTAATAAAATTGAGAAGAGAGGAGGGATTTTTCTCAGAGTTGAAAAAGGCCACTAATGGCAAAGGATGGCAAATTATTGAATACAGCTGTTCAATCAAAAAAATTGCAGAGGCATATCCCACATTTTGTGAGGAAGAATTGGACTTAATCCGACAAATCTTTCCTGAATGCAAAGTCGAACGAAAACAATGGTGCATTGAAGATGGTCATTGCTGCGGTTTCCTAATCTCTCCTTCAAATTAA
- the rpsU gene encoding 30S ribosomal protein S21, translating to MTQVTVGENEGIESALRRFKRQVSKAGIFADLKRLRHHETPIEKYKRKAQQRRRRR from the coding sequence ATGACCCAGGTAACAGTCGGCGAAAATGAGGGAATTGAATCTGCGCTGCGGCGCTTTAAGAGGCAGGTCTCTAAAGCAGGAATTTTTGCTGATTTAAAGCGTCTTCGCCATCATGAGACCCCAATAGAGAAATACAAGCGAAAGGCTCAACAAAGAAGACGAAGGCGTTGA
- a CDS encoding SufS family cysteine desulfurase: MPSQTLADKTRGDFPLLSKSISEDKQLIYLDHAATSQKPCQVINRLNDYYCQINANVHRGAHQLSAKATEAFEGSREIVQNFVRARSSKEIIFTRNATEGINLIARSWGELNLKKDDEILLTIMEHHSNLIPWQLLAKRTGCVLRYVKVTLSGEFDLDDFYSKLNQRTKLVSLVHVSNTLGCSNPIQEVADLAHSFGSLVLVDACQSLAHQPVDVSSLGIDFLVGSSHKICGPTGVGFLWGREDLLDKMPPFLGGGEMIQDVFLDHFTPAEIPHKFEAGTPPIGEAIAMGSAIQYLESIGLENIKSWETILLEHLFEKLQSINGLNVLGPTPSRQMMRGALATFSVENTHPNDIAALLDLAGICIRSGHHCCQPLHRYYGLSGTARVSLSFTSTTEEIDCFIDELSTAISFLKKNA, encoded by the coding sequence GTGCCCTCACAAACTCTTGCAGATAAAACACGTGGAGACTTTCCTCTCCTTAGTAAAAGTATCTCAGAAGATAAACAACTGATTTATTTAGATCATGCTGCGACTAGTCAGAAACCTTGTCAGGTAATTAATAGATTGAATGATTACTATTGTCAGATAAATGCAAATGTGCATCGTGGTGCTCATCAACTAAGTGCCAAAGCAACTGAGGCTTTCGAAGGTTCCAGAGAAATAGTTCAAAACTTTGTTCGAGCAAGGTCCTCAAAAGAAATAATATTTACAAGAAATGCAACTGAGGGTATAAACCTAATTGCGCGTTCTTGGGGTGAACTGAATCTTAAGAAGGATGATGAGATTTTGCTAACAATTATGGAGCATCACAGTAATCTTATCCCTTGGCAGTTGTTAGCAAAACGTACTGGTTGTGTTCTTCGATATGTCAAAGTAACCTTATCAGGTGAATTTGATCTTGATGACTTTTATTCAAAATTAAATCAAAGAACAAAACTGGTTAGCTTGGTTCATGTAAGTAATACTTTGGGCTGTTCCAACCCTATTCAAGAAGTGGCTGACTTGGCCCATAGTTTTGGTTCCTTGGTTTTGGTGGATGCTTGTCAGAGCCTTGCACATCAACCTGTAGATGTTAGTTCACTTGGTATTGACTTTCTTGTGGGTTCTTCACACAAAATTTGTGGACCTACCGGCGTAGGTTTTCTTTGGGGCCGAGAAGATCTTCTAGACAAGATGCCTCCATTCCTCGGAGGTGGCGAAATGATTCAAGATGTTTTTCTAGACCATTTCACACCGGCTGAAATACCTCATAAATTTGAGGCTGGTACTCCTCCTATCGGAGAGGCAATTGCGATGGGTTCTGCTATTCAATATTTAGAATCAATTGGACTTGAAAATATTAAAAGTTGGGAGACAATTCTTTTGGAGCACTTATTTGAAAAGCTTCAATCAATTAACGGTCTAAATGTTTTAGGGCCAACCCCATCTAGGCAAATGATGAGAGGAGCCTTGGCAACATTTAGTGTCGAGAATACGCACCCTAATGATATTGCAGCTCTATTAGATCTTGCTGGAATTTGTATTAGAAGTGGCCATCATTGTTGTCAACCATTGCACAGGTATTATGGTTTGTCAGGGACTGCACGTGTGAGTCTTAGTTTTACTTCTACGACTGAAGAAATTGATTGTTTTATAGATGAACTTTCCACAGCGATTTCCTTTTTGAAGAAGAATGCTTAA
- the sufC gene encoding Fe-S cluster assembly ATPase SufC encodes MINPGSESILEISDLHAQVGDQMILNGVTLTVKKGEIHAIMGRNGSGKSTLSKVLAGHPAYTVTKGKVSYLGENLLSYEPEERARLGLFLGFQYPVEIPGVSNMEFLRVSTNSRRKQLGEEELDTFAFEDFVHSRLRLVQMDPSFLERSVNEGFSGGEKKRNEILQMALLEPILSILDETDSGLDIDALRIVAGGVNQLSKPETATLLITHYQRLLNEITPDFVHVMSAGRILRTGGSELALELEESGYEWVEQENLGKGDV; translated from the coding sequence GTGATTAATCCTGGCTCTGAGTCAATTCTAGAGATCTCTGATCTTCATGCTCAGGTGGGTGACCAGATGATATTGAATGGTGTCACACTCACAGTAAAAAAAGGAGAGATACACGCAATAATGGGAAGAAATGGGAGTGGGAAAAGTACACTCTCGAAAGTCTTGGCAGGGCATCCTGCTTACACAGTTACAAAAGGGAAAGTTTCTTATTTAGGAGAAAATCTTCTTTCTTATGAACCAGAAGAGAGGGCTCGTTTAGGTCTTTTTCTTGGTTTTCAGTATCCAGTTGAAATTCCTGGAGTAAGCAATATGGAGTTTTTGCGCGTATCGACGAATTCAAGGCGAAAGCAGCTCGGAGAAGAGGAATTGGATACTTTTGCTTTCGAGGACTTTGTTCACTCTCGTTTGAGACTAGTCCAAATGGATCCTTCATTTCTAGAGCGGAGTGTCAATGAGGGATTTTCTGGTGGAGAGAAGAAACGGAATGAGATTTTGCAAATGGCTCTCTTGGAGCCAATACTTTCCATCCTTGACGAGACGGATTCTGGTTTAGACATTGATGCATTGAGAATAGTTGCTGGTGGTGTTAACCAACTCTCTAAGCCAGAAACAGCAACCCTTTTAATTACCCATTATCAAAGACTTCTGAATGAGATCACGCCAGATTTCGTTCATGTTATGTCTGCTGGGAGAATTTTGAGAACCGGAGGAAGTGAACTTGCACTGGAGTTGGAAGAATCTGGTTATGAGTGGGTAGAGCAAGAAAATTTGGGTAAGGGGGATGTATGA
- the def gene encoding peptide deformylase — protein sequence MSRSFAQLARHAGKAKASILVEKEPLESPPLEIHTLGDNQLRKSAKRISKVDESVREVVRDMLRSMYTAKGIGLAAPQVGIQQQLLVIDIEHETPSTPPIVLINPEIITSSATLETYEEGCLSIPGVYLDVVRPASIKVSFRDEMGRPRKMNADGLLGRVIQHEMDHLKGVLFVDRVTDKDGLTKELDDHGFSAQHVTPISA from the coding sequence TTGTCTAGAAGCTTTGCTCAATTGGCTCGACATGCCGGGAAAGCGAAGGCTTCGATCCTTGTTGAAAAAGAGCCCTTGGAAAGCCCCCCCTTAGAGATACATACTCTTGGCGATAATCAATTACGCAAGTCTGCCAAAAGGATAAGCAAGGTTGATGAATCAGTGAGAGAAGTTGTCAGAGACATGCTTAGGAGCATGTATACGGCTAAGGGTATTGGTTTGGCTGCTCCACAGGTAGGAATTCAGCAGCAGTTGTTAGTGATTGATATTGAACATGAAACGCCTTCAACACCACCAATAGTATTAATTAATCCTGAAATTATTACATCTAGTGCAACTCTGGAAACTTATGAGGAGGGTTGTTTGAGTATTCCAGGTGTTTATCTTGATGTGGTGCGACCAGCTTCCATAAAAGTAAGTTTTCGCGATGAGATGGGCCGTCCGAGGAAAATGAACGCAGATGGTCTTTTAGGGAGAGTAATCCAACATGAGATGGACCATTTAAAGGGAGTTCTCTTTGTTGATCGTGTAACTGATAAGGATGGCCTTACTAAAGAACTGGATGATCATGGATTTAGTGCACAGCATGTGACCCCGATAAGTGCGTGA
- a CDS encoding DUF4912 domain-containing protein yields MTQAQEFLSRLTLRQLRLMASDLGVPLYSRKSKASLVKQISIKQEKKTQIEESKAEKRGSQKDLEANTQNNGTRVVFVPRDPEWAYVFWEISESDKQRASDSGAIRLCIRLTDVTKENNSDSQRHTLQEVVVDSHSTEWYLPIPMCDRDYRVELGYKSRNNWISLAYSSIARVPSLHPSEKILDQFVPFSLEVNPTESNSNNIITEKPAFHDRGALHERLYQRATAHYYKTRVGSEEFQETKETTQSFPNFNDSGIGLWASGRNESGIGSITPREKPFWLIADAELIVYGSTDPNARLTIAGEEVPLSNDGTFRLQVPFRDGQQNYPIEAIAADGVQRRNIRLEFERVTPEDNTSPKINTSDWF; encoded by the coding sequence GTGACTCAAGCCCAAGAATTTCTGTCACGTCTAACACTTCGCCAACTACGGCTAATGGCGAGTGATCTAGGAGTACCTTTATACAGCAGAAAAAGCAAAGCATCTCTTGTCAAGCAGATATCAATCAAACAAGAGAAAAAAACGCAGATTGAGGAATCTAAGGCTGAAAAAAGAGGTTCTCAAAAAGACCTAGAAGCCAATACTCAAAATAATGGAACACGGGTAGTCTTTGTCCCAAGAGATCCAGAATGGGCATATGTTTTCTGGGAAATCTCAGAATCTGACAAGCAAAGAGCCAGCGATAGCGGCGCTATTCGCCTATGCATCCGACTAACAGATGTAACCAAAGAAAACAACTCAGATTCTCAGCGACATACCTTGCAGGAAGTCGTAGTAGACAGCCACAGCACGGAATGGTACTTACCAATTCCAATGTGTGACAGAGACTATAGAGTTGAACTTGGATATAAGTCCAGAAATAACTGGATTTCTCTTGCTTACTCTTCTATTGCAAGAGTCCCATCTCTTCACCCAAGTGAAAAAATCCTAGATCAATTTGTACCCTTTAGCCTCGAGGTAAACCCAACTGAAAGTAATTCAAATAACATCATCACTGAGAAACCTGCTTTTCACGATCGAGGAGCGCTACATGAGCGTCTTTATCAGCGCGCGACAGCTCATTACTACAAAACTAGAGTTGGATCTGAAGAATTCCAAGAAACTAAAGAAACAACACAGAGCTTCCCTAACTTTAACGATTCAGGCATAGGGCTTTGGGCTAGTGGTCGTAATGAATCTGGAATAGGTTCAATCACTCCTCGTGAAAAACCATTTTGGTTAATTGCAGACGCAGAGTTAATTGTTTATGGCTCAACTGATCCAAATGCACGTTTAACAATCGCTGGGGAAGAAGTTCCTCTCTCTAATGATGGTACATTTCGTCTTCAAGTACCTTTCCGTGATGGGCAACAAAACTACCCAATAGAGGCAATAGCAGCTGATGGCGTTCAACGTAGAAATATCAGACTAGAGTTTGAAAGAGTCACACCAGAAGATAATACTAGTCCCAAAATTAACACTTCCGACTGGTTCTAA